A genomic window from Elusimicrobiota bacterium includes:
- a CDS encoding FAD-dependent oxidoreductase, translating into MSTQQKTLRKTNLLKDLFEVEEGYSLSQAIAEADRCLLCYDAPCSAGCPAETDPGTFIRKLRLKNLKGAVRTIKENNILGGVCGIVCPTGRLCEEKCSATEIDRPINIGKLQRFLVEYAWQIGFNPLIKKRLSRTEHKKPTTTNRIAVIGSGPAGITCAAELAKEGYDVTVFESNKKPGGILRYGVPSFRLSEDFIDREIKDITALGVQIKCNSSVKGKRAIEGLLRKGFKAVFVATGLSSPYKLNISGANLKNVTTSTAFLKDVKTGNQNKISKMVKNKNVAIIGGGSVAMDVATTCKVLKAKRVYCIALENMQELPADKDDLQMAIDNYIIIKPQCRIKEITGKDGAVIGVKGIETEWKVPGLLIPSNVKDVPDTEFSLKVSAVIIAIGSGPDPLLKEQLPNVQFTKRGLIHVNKKTLATSVKGIYASGDIVRGPALVVDSVADGKKAAKSIIKYLQK; encoded by the coding sequence ATGTCTACTCAACAAAAGACATTAAGAAAAACTAACCTGTTAAAAGATCTCTTTGAAGTAGAAGAAGGTTATTCGTTAAGTCAGGCGATTGCCGAAGCGGATAGGTGTCTTTTATGCTATGATGCTCCTTGCAGTGCGGGTTGTCCTGCAGAAACAGACCCCGGCACATTTATAAGAAAACTTCGTCTAAAAAATTTGAAAGGTGCTGTGAGAACAATTAAAGAAAATAATATACTGGGTGGTGTTTGTGGCATTGTCTGTCCTACAGGAAGGTTATGTGAGGAAAAATGTTCAGCAACGGAGATAGATAGACCTATAAATATTGGGAAACTACAGAGATTTTTAGTTGAGTATGCATGGCAAATTGGTTTTAATCCGTTAATAAAAAAACGGTTATCGCGAACCGAACACAAAAAACCCACCACCACAAACAGAATTGCGGTAATCGGTTCGGGTCCCGCTGGAATAACCTGTGCTGCTGAACTTGCAAAAGAAGGATATGATGTAACCGTTTTTGAATCTAATAAAAAACCGGGAGGCATATTAAGATACGGAGTCCCTTCGTTTAGATTGAGTGAAGATTTTATTGACAGAGAAATAAAAGATATTACAGCACTTGGTGTTCAGATTAAATGTAATTCTTCTGTTAAAGGCAAAAGGGCTATTGAAGGACTTTTAAGGAAAGGGTTTAAGGCGGTATTTGTTGCCACTGGTTTATCTTCGCCGTATAAATTAAATATATCCGGTGCTAATTTAAAAAATGTTACTACTTCAACGGCTTTTCTGAAAGATGTAAAAACTGGTAATCAAAATAAAATAAGCAAAATGGTAAAAAACAAGAATGTTGCAATCATCGGCGGTGGCTCTGTTGCTATGGATGTTGCCACCACCTGTAAAGTGCTCAAAGCAAAAAGGGTCTATTGTATTGCACTTGAGAATATGCAGGAACTGCCCGCTGATAAAGATGACCTCCAGATGGCAATTGATAATTATATCATTATAAAACCGCAATGCCGGATTAAAGAAATTACAGGCAAAGATGGCGCGGTTATTGGAGTTAAAGGTATTGAGACGGAATGGAAGGTGCCCGGGTTATTAATTCCTTCAAATGTAAAAGATGTCCCGGACACCGAGTTTTCATTAAAAGTAAGCGCGGTCATAATAGCAATAGGTTCGGGACCCGACCCGTTGCTCAAAGAACAACTACCCAATGTCCAATTCACCAAACGCGGGTTAATCCATGTTAATAAAAAGACATTGGCTACTTCGGTAAAAGGCATTTATGCCAGCGGTGATATTGTAAGAGGTCCCGCATTGGTAGTTGATTCTGTCGCCGACGGTAAAAAAGCTGCTAAATCCATTATAAAATATTTACAAAAGTGA